In a genomic window of Amycolatopsis japonica:
- a CDS encoding maleate cis-trans isomerase family protein, producing the protein MPITPFAPPEPPSETTTIGFIYPDHAAEDDYPLAEQLLGGDMAGIKLPVEHIYGTDLHAVPELLDLGSESRLADGAALLAKHEPDAVVWACTSGSFVYGWEGARDQADRLAAVAGVPASSTSFAFVNAAQALGVRRVAVAASYPDDVARLFVEFLGAGGIEVVSMGSADIDTAAEVGELAPEAVVELAVSRDHPAADALLVPDTAMRTLGEINTLETRLRKPVLTANQVTVWEGLRLTGKAPLVRTLGALFGLRSS; encoded by the coding sequence GTGCCCATCACGCCGTTCGCCCCACCCGAGCCGCCGTCCGAGACGACCACCATCGGGTTCATCTACCCCGATCACGCGGCCGAAGACGACTACCCGCTCGCGGAACAGCTCCTCGGCGGGGACATGGCCGGGATCAAACTGCCGGTCGAGCACATCTACGGGACCGACCTGCACGCCGTGCCCGAGCTCCTGGACCTCGGCAGCGAAAGCCGGCTCGCCGACGGCGCCGCACTGCTGGCCAAACACGAACCGGACGCGGTGGTCTGGGCGTGCACCAGCGGCAGTTTCGTCTACGGCTGGGAAGGTGCCCGCGATCAGGCCGACCGGCTGGCCGCCGTCGCCGGCGTCCCGGCGTCGAGCACCTCCTTCGCCTTCGTCAACGCCGCACAGGCCCTCGGCGTCCGGCGGGTCGCGGTCGCCGCCAGCTACCCCGACGACGTCGCCCGCCTGTTCGTCGAATTCCTCGGCGCGGGCGGGATCGAAGTGGTCTCGATGGGCAGCGCGGACATCGACACCGCCGCCGAGGTCGGCGAACTCGCCCCGGAAGCCGTCGTCGAACTCGCGGTGAGCCGCGACCACCCGGCCGCCGACGCCCTGCTCGTCCCCGACACCGCCATGCGGACGCTCGGCGAGATCAACACGCTCGAAACCAGGCTCCGCAAGCCGGTGCTGACCGCCAACCAGGTCACCGTCTGGGAGGGCCTGCGGCTCACCGGCAAGGCCCCGCTCGTCCGCACCTTAGGCGCCCTGTTCGGACTGAGGAGCAGCTGA